The nucleotide sequence GCCTCGGGCGAAATCGCCGTCGCCTCCAGGGTAAGAAGCCCGGCGCCCGACTGCGCGAGCTGGCCGAGATGCATCAGGTGCCAATCGGTCGCCGCGCCGGCCAGCGCCGAGTACTGGCACATGGGCGCGATGATGATGCGGTTCTCAAGCTCCAGGTCGTCCAGGCGCAGGGGCTCGAACAGGCGGGCGGACATCGGCAGGCTCCGGGAGCGGTGGCGGCAATCGGCGGCCTATCTGGGATATGCAGGTCCCGGCCACCAGCCCGGAACCGCGCATGGGACGTCTGAGATCCGTCGCGCGGACTTCCCCCGGCGACTGCCTCCTCCATCTCCTCTCCGGTGCAAGACGAGAAGGACCGTCGGGATGGGTTTGCTGGTCGAGGGCGCGTGGCACGACAAGGGCTACGATACGGCCAAATCCGGTGGGCGCTTCGAGCGCTCAGCCGCCGCCTTCCGCAACTGGGTGACGCCCGACGGCGCCCCCGGCCCCACGGGGGAGGGCGGGTTCGAGGGCGAGGCCGCGCGCTACCACCTCATCGTCGCGCTCGCCTGCCCCTGGGCGCACCGCACGCTGATCGTGCGCCGGCTCAAGGGGCTGGAGGCAGCGATCACCGTCTCCGTGGTCTCGCCCTACATGCGCGAGGAGGGCTGGGTATTTGAGGCCGAGGAGGAGGGCGGCGTAAAGGGCTCGACCGCCGATCCGCTCTTCGGCGCCAAGCGGCTCTACGAGATCTATGTCCGGGCGAAGCCCGACTATTCCGGCCGCGTCACCGTGCCGGTGCTGTGGGACAAGCGGCGCGAAACCATCGTCTCGAACGAATCGGCCGAGATCATCCGGATGCTGAACGGCGCCTTCGGTGCATCGGGGCCGGACCTCTATCCGGAGGCTTTGCGAACCGAAATCGATCAGGTCAACGCGTGCGTCTACGATCGGGTCAACAACGGCGTCTACAAGGCGGGCTTCGCCACCACGCAGGAGGCTTACGCGGACGCCTTCACGGCCCTTTTCGACGAGCTCGACGCCCTCGAAGACCGGCTCGACCGGCAGCGCTACCTCTGCGGATCGTCGCTGACCGAGGCCGACATCCGCC is from Methylorubrum sp. B1-46 and encodes:
- a CDS encoding glutathione S-transferase family protein, encoding MGLLVEGAWHDKGYDTAKSGGRFERSAAAFRNWVTPDGAPGPTGEGGFEGEAARYHLIVALACPWAHRTLIVRRLKGLEAAITVSVVSPYMREEGWVFEAEEEGGVKGSTADPLFGAKRLYEIYVRAKPDYSGRVTVPVLWDKRRETIVSNESAEIIRMLNGAFGASGPDLYPEALRTEIDQVNACVYDRVNNGVYKAGFATTQEAYADAFTALFDELDALEDRLDRQRYLCGSSLTEADIRLFTTLVRFDAVYVGHFKCNRRRIGDYPNLSNYLRDLYALPGVAETVNLDQIKRHYYGSHAGINPTGIVPLGPELHFDAPNDRALRFGG